A single region of the Salvia miltiorrhiza cultivar Shanhuang (shh) chromosome 8, IMPLAD_Smil_shh, whole genome shotgun sequence genome encodes:
- the LOC131000614 gene encoding ACT domain-containing protein ACR10-like → MGILFDDAVVIRQSEKEEEPSVITVNCPDKTDLGSDLCRIILFFGLTLVRTNVSTDGKWCYIVFWVVGRANTRWSLLKKRLMEACPSSSLASGILFYTDSRPPKPPDVFLLKFCCHDRRGLLHDVTEVLCELELTIKRVKVSTTPDGKAFPLFLSLCNLSSVSLIERLLSSSARWLLGCGRWNSVLA, encoded by the exons ATGGGGATACTGTTTGATGATGCTGTGGTAATTCGGCAGTCCGAGAAAGAAGAAGAGCCCAGTGTTATTACCGTAAATTGTCCCGACAAGACCGACCTGGGTTCTGATCTTTGCCGCATAATTCTCTTCTTTGGCCTCACTCTTGTCAGAACTA ATGTATCTACGGATGGAAAATGGTGCTACATAGTGTTCTGGGTAGTGGGAAGAGCGAATACGCGGTGGAGTTTGCTGAAGAAGAGACTGATGGAGGCATGTCCCTCCTCTTCCTTGGCTTCTGGAATTCTCTTTTATACCGACTCACGACCTCCTAAGCCTCCTGATGTCTTCCTCTTGAAGTTCTGTTGCCACGACCGAAGAGGCCTTTTGCATG ATGTCACGGAGGTTCTTTGCGAGCTCGAGCTGACAATTAAAAGAGTAAAGGTTTCGACAACTCCAGATGGGAAagcttttcccctttttttatCTCTCTGCAACCTTTCTTCAGTAAGTTTGATTGAacgattgctgagttccagcgctcgctggcttcttggctgcgggcgctggaactcagtgctcgcttaa